A single window of Rubripirellula lacrimiformis DNA harbors:
- a CDS encoding DUF481 domain-containing protein: MKHFPHGRLCVTVCAAMLCWGFGIGLFAMSAALGAGDTPVTTPSWMQGISTFNGTGYDTVPTPSAPSTPSTAATSATPSYTMPVDPNDPLRSNPYFPAVGTANLSGVDGSVHSNPLATPTNPVQHVAGLAAATVDQGASKVEQASETAGAGIDSMVKAVSGATSSLPMPLRSGDGSMSLQDPTGTSVDQILPSASDQIIQQLNAGTTAEVAPLQEEVIRWYQYPASWMKGWDSHAEFGLDGSGGNAETLAIQTGLETKRKTDQYTFSLDVDYRQASSRGVTTEDNGRFNLDYDRLLGDSAWSVFGKYGMEWDKFKAFDLRLNVNGGLGYHWIRTDDASLVTRFGAGASKEIGSPDDAWSPEAVFGIDAERQLTSRQKLKGKIDYFPAWEDFADYRMVADASWEILLDGSDNLSLKLSVTDRYDSTPQGAKPNDIYYSLLLLYKF, encoded by the coding sequence ATGAAACATTTCCCACACGGACGCCTGTGTGTCACTGTCTGTGCCGCGATGCTTTGCTGGGGATTCGGGATCGGCTTGTTCGCCATGTCTGCCGCCCTTGGTGCTGGCGATACCCCGGTCACCACTCCATCGTGGATGCAAGGCATTTCAACGTTCAACGGAACCGGATACGACACGGTTCCCACACCGTCGGCGCCATCGACACCGTCCACTGCGGCGACATCCGCAACGCCTAGCTACACCATGCCGGTGGATCCCAATGATCCGCTGCGTAGCAATCCGTACTTTCCTGCCGTTGGCACGGCCAATCTTTCAGGCGTCGATGGATCTGTGCACAGCAATCCACTAGCCACCCCAACCAACCCGGTCCAGCATGTTGCCGGTTTGGCAGCGGCAACGGTCGATCAGGGGGCTTCGAAAGTCGAACAGGCCAGCGAGACGGCCGGGGCCGGAATCGATTCGATGGTCAAGGCGGTTTCGGGGGCCACATCATCGCTACCAATGCCGCTTCGCAGTGGCGACGGTTCGATGTCGCTGCAAGATCCGACGGGTACATCGGTCGATCAAATTTTGCCGTCGGCATCGGACCAGATCATTCAGCAGCTCAATGCGGGGACGACGGCCGAGGTGGCACCGCTACAGGAAGAAGTGATTCGCTGGTACCAGTACCCGGCCAGTTGGATGAAGGGATGGGATTCGCACGCCGAATTTGGACTCGACGGCAGCGGCGGTAACGCTGAAACCCTGGCGATTCAAACTGGTTTGGAAACCAAACGCAAAACCGATCAGTACACGTTCTCGCTCGACGTCGACTACCGGCAAGCCAGTAGTCGTGGCGTGACGACCGAGGACAACGGTCGATTCAATTTAGATTACGACCGCTTGCTCGGTGACTCGGCTTGGTCGGTCTTCGGCAAGTACGGGATGGAATGGGACAAGTTCAAAGCTTTTGATTTGCGGCTGAACGTCAACGGTGGTCTTGGGTATCACTGGATTCGAACCGACGATGCATCCTTGGTCACCCGCTTTGGTGCTGGTGCGTCGAAAGAGATCGGGTCGCCGGACGACGCTTGGTCGCCGGAAGCTGTGTTTGGGATCGATGCCGAACGGCAATTGACGTCGCGACAAAAATTGAAGGGCAAAATCGATTACTTCCCCGCTTGGGAGGACTTCGCGGACTATCGAATGGTCGCCGACGCATCTTGGGAAATTCTGCTCGACGGCAGCGACAATCTTAGTCTGAAACTATCGGTCACCGATCGCTACGACAGCACGCCGCAGGGTGCTAAGCCGAACGACATCTATTATTCGCTTCTGTTGCTGTACAAGTTCTGA
- a CDS encoding GumC domain-containing protein, translating into MNSSPIPWKHVRNVLVLFAPLWAGAVLMFGAVGIVYAMFSSDVYSARQPLVVRDEATTAVDRLGRFASQTDLKAAQETLLEMTQNPEVVAAALRQVGPPSGKPSENWPSTKLIDEVATNAVNLVAPKGSEFGNTEVVYLQVKANDPKRASDFCEAMFEHLTQQLRKVRRVRADSVIAELSHARDLAEHDLDEVSAKLREIEIGFGEDLGDLRNLNDTISGDGTNRRTLEETTREAQVVEVELEKMQALKAVLIAGAKDPQQLLVSGSDLLASQPSLQRLKDGLIDAQLAASQLAGIYTPENPKRQAAEATENEIKRRMQQESITALGAMEPTLRLQAERLSRLRDREAGLKKRLDHLATIRTDYAKIDADVEHRTAILGEAKRSLSEAEASRSAALSTNLIAELGPPQVNDDPIGPGGATVTVGSMMAGLIFGLGAVFLIAPGPTEIQGGRRWSDYLGAGRRSSDQVGTVPTAERRRRSSGDTPTPPTA; encoded by the coding sequence ATGAATTCATCGCCAATTCCGTGGAAACACGTTCGCAACGTTTTGGTCCTGTTTGCTCCTTTGTGGGCCGGTGCTGTGTTGATGTTCGGCGCCGTGGGGATCGTCTACGCGATGTTCAGCAGCGACGTTTACTCGGCCCGTCAACCGCTTGTCGTGCGCGACGAAGCGACGACCGCCGTGGACCGACTGGGACGATTCGCCAGCCAAACAGATTTGAAAGCCGCACAGGAAACGCTGCTGGAGATGACTCAGAATCCCGAAGTGGTTGCCGCGGCCCTGCGCCAAGTTGGGCCACCGTCGGGCAAGCCGTCGGAGAACTGGCCGAGCACGAAATTGATTGACGAGGTTGCCACCAACGCCGTCAATCTGGTCGCGCCGAAGGGATCGGAATTCGGGAACACCGAAGTCGTGTACCTTCAAGTCAAAGCGAACGATCCAAAGCGAGCTTCGGACTTTTGCGAAGCGATGTTCGAACATCTGACGCAGCAATTGCGCAAAGTTCGCCGCGTCCGAGCCGACAGTGTGATCGCGGAACTCAGTCATGCTCGCGACCTTGCTGAGCACGATTTGGATGAAGTTTCGGCCAAGCTGCGCGAGATCGAAATCGGGTTCGGCGAAGACCTGGGAGATCTGCGAAATTTGAATGACACCATCAGTGGTGATGGCACGAATCGACGAACGCTGGAAGAAACCACTCGCGAGGCACAGGTCGTCGAAGTCGAGTTGGAAAAGATGCAGGCTTTGAAAGCAGTCCTGATTGCCGGTGCCAAGGATCCTCAGCAGTTGTTGGTCAGCGGCAGTGATCTGCTAGCTAGCCAACCATCGTTACAGCGTTTAAAGGATGGGCTGATCGATGCTCAGTTGGCCGCTAGTCAGTTGGCGGGCATCTACACGCCTGAGAATCCAAAGCGACAAGCTGCCGAAGCCACCGAGAACGAAATCAAGCGTCGCATGCAGCAGGAATCCATCACCGCGCTAGGGGCGATGGAGCCGACGCTGCGTCTGCAAGCCGAACGTCTGAGCCGACTTCGCGATCGAGAAGCCGGGCTGAAGAAACGATTGGACCACTTGGCGACGATTCGAACGGATTACGCCAAAATCGATGCCGACGTCGAACACCGTACCGCGATCCTAGGCGAAGCGAAACGTTCACTGTCCGAAGCCGAAGCGAGCCGATCGGCCGCACTGTCAACCAACTTGATCGCCGAACTTGGTCCGCCGCAGGTCAATGATGATCCGATCGGGCCGGGCGGTGCCACCGTGACGGTCGGTTCGATGATGGCTGGTCTGATCTTCGGACTCGGGGCCGTGTTCCTGATCGCTCCGGGCCCGACCGAGATTCAGGGTGGCCGCCGTTGGAGCGATTACCTGGGTGCTGGTCGACGTTCTAGCGATCAAGTCGGGACCGTTCCCACGGCCGAACGTCGCCGCCGCAGTAGCGGTGACACCCCCACGCCGCCAACAGCCTGA
- a CDS encoding DUF2141 domain-containing protein: MSEQSSIESDPIPHHQTLTVWQENHGNLLLVFFAVILLIGALILLYRQNRFVPVRFPEADAIDNPTESAVSNPANADEGIVLSVIGAGSDNGMIRIAFYESANSFNDPESAFLKMSAPITEGEAKILIPFEMVPEKFAIAAYHDENSDETLNRNRLGIPNERYGYSEDARSITGPPAYEDALTDRPNVGDTMTVSIR; encoded by the coding sequence TTGTCAGAACAGTCGTCCATCGAATCGGATCCGATTCCGCACCACCAGACGCTGACCGTTTGGCAGGAAAACCATGGCAACCTGTTGCTGGTTTTCTTTGCGGTCATCCTGCTGATCGGTGCCCTGATCCTGCTGTATCGTCAAAATCGCTTTGTACCGGTCCGTTTCCCCGAAGCCGACGCGATCGACAATCCGACCGAATCAGCCGTATCGAACCCGGCCAACGCCGACGAAGGGATCGTGCTTTCGGTGATCGGTGCGGGCAGCGATAACGGGATGATTCGGATCGCGTTCTACGAATCGGCGAACAGTTTCAACGACCCGGAAAGTGCGTTTTTGAAGATGTCGGCTCCGATCACAGAGGGCGAAGCCAAGATTCTGATCCCATTCGAAATGGTGCCCGAGAAGTTCGCGATCGCGGCCTATCACGACGAAAACAGCGATGAAACGCTGAACCGAAATCGGCTGGGGATCCCCAACGAACGATACGGATATTCCGAAGACGCTCGTTCGATCACTGGCCCACCGGCCTACGAAGACGCTTTGACCGATCGCCCCAACGTCGGGGACACCATGACCGTGTCCATTCGTTAG
- a CDS encoding ABC transporter ATP-binding protein, producing the protein MAGPIAEPSERSSNHPPVLSIHGLRKSFGSRHALQGVSFDLKAGERLAFLGPNGAGKTTLIRCLCGRCTPDAGTIQLLDRPIDDLGVRQAIGLVPQEIAIYPDLTTRENLTVFAKFHGLRRDALVQRVDWALRWTGLQDRASELVGGFSGGMKRRVNLACGVMHSPQVLLLDEPTVGVDPQSREKIFTMLDQLNQQGTSILLTTHHLDEAESRSDRIVIMDQGQVVADGTIGDLVRKSVGPSRMVKLRLDRPLEQAISLLPDDDGWSNNDGECVATVGQREIRLRIGDVAQQLPELLRRVKECGYDIADVEVHAPSLHHVFLHLTGRELRE; encoded by the coding sequence ATGGCCGGCCCAATCGCCGAACCGAGTGAACGAAGTTCCAATCATCCGCCGGTGTTGTCCATCCATGGGCTGCGGAAGTCGTTCGGATCACGGCACGCATTGCAGGGGGTTTCGTTTGATTTGAAAGCGGGCGAGCGGTTGGCTTTCTTGGGACCCAACGGAGCGGGCAAAACGACTCTGATCCGCTGCCTATGCGGTCGTTGCACACCCGACGCGGGAACCATCCAACTTTTGGATCGGCCAATCGACGACCTGGGTGTCCGTCAAGCGATCGGGCTGGTGCCGCAAGAGATTGCGATCTATCCCGATCTGACGACTCGCGAAAACTTAACGGTCTTTGCCAAGTTCCACGGGCTCCGCCGCGACGCACTGGTCCAGCGAGTGGATTGGGCGCTGCGTTGGACAGGGCTGCAGGATCGCGCCAGCGAACTGGTGGGCGGATTTTCGGGTGGGATGAAACGACGCGTCAATCTAGCCTGCGGTGTGATGCACTCGCCCCAGGTGCTGTTGTTGGATGAACCCACCGTCGGAGTCGATCCGCAGAGCCGCGAGAAAATCTTTACGATGCTGGACCAATTGAACCAGCAAGGTACATCGATCCTGTTGACCACCCATCATTTGGACGAAGCCGAAAGCCGCAGTGACCGAATTGTGATCATGGATCAGGGACAAGTCGTAGCGGACGGGACGATCGGCGACTTGGTGCGAAAGTCGGTCGGGCCATCCAGAATGGTGAAGCTGCGGTTGGATCGACCGCTGGAACAAGCGATCTCGCTGTTGCCGGATGATGATGGCTGGTCAAACAACGACGGTGAATGCGTGGCGACAGTAGGCCAACGGGAAATCCGGTTGCGGATCGGCGACGTTGCCCAGCAGTTGCCAGAATTGCTTCGCCGCGTGAAAGAATGTGGGTATGACATTGCCGATGTCGAGGTGCATGCGCCGTCGCTGCACCACGTGTTTTTGCATCTGACCGGTCGCGAACTGAGGGAGTGA
- a CDS encoding ABC transporter permease, whose product MIATVFEISLRRLLHNKVELLMTFAVPIAFFSIFALIFGGGVGSGTTPKIKVVTVDEVQSEQSAMVVDALRESAGLRFMRDSIPGGGAIDRQAAAELVRRGSLTLAIVIRNQDGKLVADLLADSSDQVASQVATGLVGRSLMMVDAQSQAFTLDLESLNQAADESGAEVGPPRGVSTAASVDANTSVDPVSEIVQVVDVIGEGKSNPVVSMYAAGIAVMFLLFGATGGGGSFLEERENQTLDRLLSTQLTMDQLLLGKWFYMTCIGVIQVSVMFLWAQLVFGVDLLGHLDGFVTMTAVTASAASAFGLFLATLCKTRGQLNGLSVILVLSMSALGGSMVPRYVMSDQMQQYGLWTFNAWALDGYDKVFWRELPIESLAPQLSVLMISGLVFMVAARMLAVRWETD is encoded by the coding sequence ATGATCGCGACAGTATTCGAAATCAGTTTGCGTCGGTTGCTGCACAATAAGGTCGAACTGTTGATGACCTTTGCGGTTCCGATTGCGTTCTTCAGCATCTTTGCGTTGATCTTTGGCGGTGGCGTCGGAAGCGGCACGACACCGAAAATCAAAGTCGTGACCGTCGACGAAGTTCAGTCCGAACAAAGTGCAATGGTGGTCGATGCCCTTCGTGAAAGCGCGGGGCTGCGGTTCATGCGGGATTCGATCCCGGGCGGCGGTGCCATCGATCGTCAGGCTGCCGCCGAATTGGTCCGTCGCGGGTCATTGACGCTGGCGATCGTGATCCGCAACCAGGATGGCAAATTGGTCGCCGACCTGCTGGCCGATTCGTCGGACCAAGTCGCATCGCAGGTGGCCACTGGTTTGGTAGGCCGATCGTTGATGATGGTGGATGCACAGTCCCAAGCATTCACGTTGGATCTTGAATCACTCAACCAAGCGGCCGATGAATCGGGTGCGGAAGTTGGCCCACCGCGGGGTGTCAGCACCGCTGCGAGTGTGGATGCCAATACGAGTGTGGATCCGGTGTCGGAAATCGTCCAAGTGGTGGATGTCATCGGCGAAGGAAAGTCGAACCCGGTTGTCAGCATGTACGCGGCCGGGATCGCGGTCATGTTCCTGTTGTTCGGTGCCACCGGCGGTGGCGGATCATTTCTAGAAGAACGTGAAAATCAAACACTGGACCGATTGCTGTCGACGCAGCTGACCATGGATCAATTGTTGCTTGGGAAATGGTTTTACATGACCTGCATCGGTGTGATCCAAGTCAGTGTCATGTTCCTATGGGCGCAGTTGGTCTTTGGCGTGGACCTGCTGGGGCACCTGGACGGGTTTGTGACGATGACGGCTGTGACCGCGTCCGCCGCATCCGCGTTTGGATTGTTCTTAGCGACGTTGTGCAAAACACGTGGTCAATTGAACGGGTTGTCAGTGATCTTGGTGCTGTCGATGAGCGCCTTGGGCGGATCGATGGTGCCGCGTTACGTGATGAGCGACCAGATGCAACAGTACGGACTGTGGACGTTCAACGCTTGGGCGCTGGATGGGTACGACAAGGTGTTTTGGCGTGAACTGCCGATCGAGTCCCTGGCACCGCAGTTGTCCGTGTTGATGATCAGCGGGTTGGTGTTCATGGTCGCCGCGCGGATGTTGGCCGTCCGCTGGGAAACCGACTGA
- the smc gene encoding chromosome segregation protein SMC: MLKALELAGFKSFADKTRFDFPDGITVVVGPNGSGKSNIVDAMKWVLGSQSAKSLRGKDMSDVIFKGSQTRGPSASAEVTIVFDNPDGALPIDAPEVHVTRRVFRSGEGEYLINNQAVRLKDVKDLIRGTGIGIDAYSLIEQGKVDKMLNANAKDRRAIFEEAAGISRFKAKKVEAERRLARVQSNLTRLGDIVDEVASRLKSLRGQASKAERYRQATERLKELRLQIAWTDWQSLSADLTSSETELAAAIAKQTELETLRTQMSEARQVADGQLQQIAEDARQIEDRRGGWLNQIAQFAGRRDADQAAIVDLRQSVAKSLRRVRLLQTQAGSAAAELRGAVQRLAQYETELVQVRARSAEAETQRDKIQAEAADVRQRRDKIQHQHLSTVRRVADLEATRQRTEQQVAEGGRNLANLAKRIAAAESIFADARSEAEAAAKRVQKLNDEITAVAKESDLADAALQESRRTLERRREEVSAMKMRLQGLSERVRVLTDLQLRQEGISKGVKTILDELRASSSPLSEKIRGIVADCFEVDLKVAPLIDSALGERSQYVITADGDLQRAILDGVLKINSRVGLIRLDELPTRRPGDRIRLDGLQGVIGRGDKLVTCQDAFEPLVRHLLSNTWLVDSLETAYGLRKLSGAGLRFVTAAGELLENDGSTVIGPVAASTGLVSRRSELASAEAETKHYQYQLQEAEAETARLAKRVDGEAAALGRIEQRHRGMITDRAAAEAELRHRNERLTVQKTLCAEITGEIQSATQIRDAAKVENARLQTQITSGRQEVEQLELDAAEADEMLSETQTALQTATSGVMAISVDVARAEQKFEALSATMQQQQRDQTQREAAVEEVRVQAQSGRTRIAELNARILDATHHLAKLQVDAQQSSAELKDLAQYAAQVRRENRDIMKASERAMKDATQASAAVHSITANRDSARLRRDTLSQRLLEDYEIDLQASEPPEDMEAPEDRDAVEKEISDLRAQLQRTSSVNMEALEELEGLQSRYDELHGQYQDLTAAKDSLQRIIGRINADSRRLFLDTLEAIRVNFQQLYRKSFGGGHADLILEESDDPLEAGVEIVATPPGKPSFNNSLLSGGEKALTAVALLMSIFKYRPSPFCVLDEVDAPFDEANIGRFVTVLSEFLDHSKFVVVTHSKKTMTAATTLYGVTMQESGVSKRVSIRFEDVSENGEIADGEAA; the protein is encoded by the coding sequence ATGCTAAAAGCGCTCGAGCTAGCCGGATTCAAGAGTTTCGCGGACAAGACGCGATTCGACTTTCCTGATGGAATCACGGTCGTCGTCGGTCCCAACGGATCCGGAAAATCGAACATCGTCGACGCGATGAAATGGGTGCTCGGTTCCCAGAGTGCCAAGAGTCTCCGCGGCAAAGACATGTCGGATGTGATCTTCAAAGGATCACAGACTCGCGGCCCCTCAGCGTCCGCCGAAGTCACGATCGTCTTTGACAACCCCGATGGCGCCCTGCCGATTGATGCACCGGAGGTCCACGTCACTCGGCGTGTGTTCCGCAGCGGCGAAGGCGAATACCTGATCAACAACCAGGCCGTTCGATTGAAGGACGTCAAAGACCTGATCCGCGGCACCGGGATCGGCATCGACGCCTACAGTTTGATCGAACAGGGCAAAGTCGACAAAATGTTGAACGCCAACGCCAAGGATCGCCGAGCGATTTTTGAAGAGGCGGCCGGCATCAGCCGATTCAAAGCGAAAAAAGTCGAGGCCGAACGGCGTCTGGCCCGCGTCCAATCGAACCTAACCCGATTGGGTGACATCGTCGACGAAGTCGCTTCGCGGCTGAAAAGCCTGCGCGGCCAAGCCAGCAAGGCCGAACGCTATCGCCAGGCGACCGAACGGCTGAAAGAACTGCGTTTGCAAATTGCCTGGACAGATTGGCAATCGCTATCGGCGGATCTGACATCGTCGGAAACCGAATTGGCCGCCGCGATCGCCAAACAAACCGAACTGGAGACGCTTCGCACCCAGATGAGCGAAGCGAGGCAGGTTGCCGACGGGCAACTGCAACAGATCGCCGAAGACGCTCGTCAGATCGAAGACCGCCGCGGTGGCTGGTTGAACCAGATCGCCCAGTTCGCGGGCCGACGTGATGCCGACCAAGCCGCGATCGTCGACCTTCGACAATCCGTCGCCAAGTCGCTCCGCCGAGTCCGGTTGCTGCAAACCCAAGCCGGTTCGGCCGCAGCCGAACTGCGCGGCGCTGTCCAGCGATTGGCCCAGTACGAAACCGAACTGGTCCAGGTCCGCGCCCGCAGCGCCGAAGCGGAAACGCAACGCGACAAGATCCAAGCCGAAGCAGCCGACGTTCGCCAGCGCCGCGACAAGATCCAACACCAACACCTGTCGACCGTGCGACGGGTTGCCGATTTGGAAGCCACCCGGCAACGGACCGAACAACAGGTCGCCGAAGGTGGCCGCAATCTAGCCAACCTAGCCAAACGGATCGCCGCCGCTGAAAGCATCTTTGCCGATGCACGCAGCGAAGCCGAGGCGGCCGCCAAACGCGTCCAAAAACTGAACGACGAAATCACTGCGGTCGCCAAAGAAAGCGATCTGGCCGATGCTGCACTGCAAGAGAGTCGCCGCACGCTGGAACGACGCCGCGAAGAAGTGTCGGCGATGAAGATGCGGCTGCAGGGACTGTCCGAGCGAGTCAGGGTGCTGACCGATCTGCAGCTCCGCCAAGAAGGCATCTCCAAAGGCGTCAAGACGATCCTGGACGAACTGCGTGCGTCGTCATCGCCCCTGTCCGAGAAGATCCGCGGCATCGTGGCCGACTGTTTCGAAGTCGACCTCAAGGTTGCACCGTTGATCGATTCGGCGTTGGGCGAACGCAGCCAATATGTGATCACCGCCGATGGCGATCTGCAGCGTGCGATCCTGGATGGCGTGTTGAAGATTAACAGCCGCGTCGGTCTGATTCGGTTGGACGAATTGCCGACCCGCCGACCGGGCGACCGAATTCGACTCGACGGCCTGCAAGGCGTGATCGGTCGCGGTGACAAACTGGTCACATGCCAGGACGCGTTCGAACCGCTGGTGCGGCACCTATTGAGCAACACCTGGTTGGTGGATTCGCTGGAAACCGCCTACGGACTTCGCAAACTAAGCGGGGCCGGGTTGCGGTTCGTGACCGCCGCCGGCGAACTGTTAGAAAACGACGGATCGACTGTCATCGGTCCGGTTGCCGCATCGACCGGATTGGTAAGCCGGCGCAGTGAATTGGCATCCGCCGAAGCCGAAACCAAACACTACCAGTACCAATTGCAGGAAGCCGAAGCCGAAACCGCCCGCTTGGCCAAACGGGTCGACGGCGAAGCCGCTGCCCTGGGCCGCATCGAACAACGCCATCGGGGGATGATCACCGACCGCGCCGCCGCCGAGGCCGAACTGCGTCACCGCAACGAACGGCTGACGGTCCAGAAAACTCTGTGCGCGGAAATCACCGGCGAAATTCAATCGGCAACCCAAATTCGCGATGCTGCCAAGGTTGAAAACGCCAGGCTGCAAACTCAGATCACGAGCGGCCGCCAAGAAGTCGAACAGCTGGAACTGGACGCCGCCGAAGCTGACGAGATGTTGTCCGAAACGCAAACCGCGCTGCAAACCGCCACCAGCGGTGTGATGGCCATTTCCGTCGATGTCGCCCGCGCCGAACAAAAGTTCGAAGCACTGTCGGCCACGATGCAGCAGCAACAACGCGACCAAACACAACGCGAAGCGGCGGTCGAAGAAGTCCGCGTCCAAGCGCAGTCGGGACGCACCCGGATCGCCGAACTGAACGCCCGAATCCTGGATGCGACCCACCATCTGGCCAAACTGCAAGTCGATGCCCAGCAAAGCAGCGCCGAACTGAAAGACCTAGCCCAGTATGCCGCCCAGGTCCGGCGTGAAAATCGCGACATCATGAAGGCCAGCGAACGGGCCATGAAAGATGCGACGCAGGCCAGCGCAGCGGTCCACTCGATCACCGCCAACCGCGACAGCGCACGGCTGCGACGTGACACGCTATCCCAACGATTGTTAGAAGACTACGAGATCGACCTGCAGGCCAGCGAGCCGCCCGAGGATATGGAAGCCCCGGAAGATCGCGACGCTGTCGAAAAAGAAATCAGCGACCTGCGCGCCCAGTTGCAGCGGACCAGCAGCGTCAACATGGAAGCCCTCGAAGAACTCGAAGGCTTGCAGTCACGATACGACGAACTGCACGGGCAGTACCAAGATCTGACCGCGGCCAAAGATTCACTGCAGCGGATCATCGGACGGATCAATGCCGATTCGCGGCGGTTGTTCTTGGATACCCTGGAAGCGATTCGCGTCAATTTCCAACAACTGTATCGCAAGTCGTTCGGTGGTGGTCACGCCGACCTGATCCTAGAAGAAAGCGATGATCCATTGGAAGCCGGCGTCGAGATCGTTGCCACGCCGCCCGGCAAACCGAGTTTCAACAATTCACTGCTATCCGGTGGCGAAAAAGCGTTGACCGCGGTAGCCCTGTTGATGTCGATCTTCAAGTATCGCCCCAGCCCGTTCTGTGTCTTGGACGAAGTTGACGCGCCGTTTGACGAAGCCAACATCGGCCGTTTTGTGACCGTGCTTAGCGAGTTCTTGGATCACAGCAAGTTCGTTGTGGTCACACACAGTAAAAAGACGATGACGGCAGCCACCACCCTGTATGGTGTCACGATGCAAGAATCGGGAGTCAGCAAACGAGTCTCGATCCGATTCGAAGACGTCAGCGAGAATGGCGAGATCGCCGACGGCGAAGCTGCCTAG